Sequence from the Nocardia cyriacigeorgica GUH-2 genome:
CTACACCCTCGACCTGGCGATGTTCAGCGACAACGGCGACCACAACCACGCCAGCCTCGTCGGCACCGCCATGCGCCTGGTCAACGCGATCCCCGCCGTGGTGGCGGCCCCCGCAGGCATCCGCACCACCCTCGACCTGCCCCTGATCACCGGCGCCGGTCTGGCGTCGCGCGGCTAGCCCGGGACCGAGCGTCTACCGAAACCGCCCCGCCCCACCGGAATCGGCGGGACGGGGCGGTGCGTTCAGCGCGGTACGCGGAAATCAGGCCAGTTTCAGGGAACGGCCGATGATCTCCTTCATGATCTCGGTGGTGCCGCCGTAGATCGTCTGGATGCGGGCGTCCATGTAGGCCTTGGCGATCGGGTATTCCTTCATGTAGCCGTAGCCGCCGTGCAGTTGCAGGCAGCGGTTGATGAGGTCGAGCTGCTCCTCGGTGCTCCACCACTTGGCCATGGCGGCGTCCTCGACCGAGAGCTTGCCCGCGTTCAGATCTTCGATGAAGCGGTCGACCATGATGCGCACGGCGGTGGTCTTGGTGGCCAGCTCGGCCAGCACGAAACGGGTGTTCTGCAAGGCGCCAATCGGCTTGCCGAAGGCCTTGCGGTCACGCACGTACTGGCAGGTCATGTCCAGGCAGGCCTCCATGGCGGCGGCGGCCATCACGGCGATGGACATGCGTTCCTGGGGCAGGTTCTGCATCAGGTGGATGAAGCCCATGCCCTCGGTGCCGAGCAGGTTGGCCGCGGGCACCCGGACGTCGTTGAAGCTCAGTTCGGCGGTGTCCTGCGCCTTGAGGCCGATCTTGTCGAGGTTGCGGCCGCGTTCGAAGCCGGGCATATCGCGCTCGACCACCAGCAGACTGAAGCCCATCGCGCCCTTCTCGGGGTCGGTCTGGGCCACCACGATGACGATGTCGGCGTTGATGCCGTTGGTGATGAAGGTCTTCGAGCCGTTGAGCACCCAGTCGTCACCGTCGCGCACCGCGCGGGTCTTGATGCCCTGCAGGTCCGAACCGGTGCCCGGCTCGGTCATCGCGATCGCGGTGATGAT
This genomic interval carries:
- a CDS encoding acyl-CoA dehydrogenase family protein, with the translated sequence MERTLFEPEHDLFRESFRKFLDTHVAPNHATWEEQGIVDRSVWTEAGKQGFLGMAVPEEYGGGGVKDFRYNAVITEETVRGQYSGLGFSLHNDVIAPYLLELANDEQKQRWLPGFCSGEIITAIAMTEPGTGSDLQGIKTRAVRDGDDWVLNGSKTFITNGINADIVIVVAQTDPEKGAMGFSLLVVERDMPGFERGRNLDKIGLKAQDTAELSFNDVRVPAANLLGTEGMGFIHLMQNLPQERMSIAVMAAAAMEACLDMTCQYVRDRKAFGKPIGALQNTRFVLAELATKTTAVRIMVDRFIEDLNAGKLSVEDAAMAKWWSTEEQLDLINRCLQLHGGYGYMKEYPIAKAYMDARIQTIYGGTTEIMKEIIGRSLKLA